Within the Vagococcus carniphilus genome, the region ACTGAAAATTGACTCAAATCTGCAACTGCTTGGTTAAGTACTTCTTGTGTTTTTACATTACTCATAATTAGAACTCTCCTTCTCAATTGATACTCTTAGTGTAACACTACTTGCAAAAAGTTTAAAATGAAATGAATCACAATTTTGATTTAGCATTATTTATTGAGCTCTCAAGCATTGTATTCATCTCTTTTTCATAATTACTTTTGTTATTATAACCAGAAATAAAGGCTAAAAGGATCAACTCTAACTTATCATCTTGGCCTTCTACAATTTGCCACTGTTTCTTTACCTTTTCAAATTTAATCGTTACTTCTGTTGATTTTTTACTCTCTTTTCCCTTACTCAATGCATCTGAAAAAGAATGTAAAATCATTTGCTTAGATGTCGAAGCTTTCATATCTGTTTCTTTCATCAATTCTCCTAAGACACCATCTAATGTTTGTTCAACCAAATGAGGGTAGTCAAACCCTTTTATTTGATAAGTTACCTCAATTTGATTTTTCTTTCCTTCTTTAACTTTATACTTATAGCTACTCGTTTCTCTTACTTTTTTCATTAACCCATCTGAAATTTGTTTCTTTTCTTTTTCAGATAAGGGCCCCGTGATTGGATCAAATACACCTGAAAAAGTATCTTCTACACCAGTTGTCATTATTGTTAGTTGTTTACTTAAAATATCACCTTCTACGAAGTTTTCTTTAAATTTTTCAGTTTCCTTATGATAAATGAAATCTTCTATAAAAACTTTAGAAACTTCTTTTTCGTCCAACCCTTTATTAGAACATCCACTAAAAATAAATATTCCAATAAAAAAACAAAGCAACACTATTTTATTTTTCTTCATTTCATACTATTCTCCTAAAATTAATCAAATACAATATACCATATAATATTGAAAATATTATGATTTTTTAAAGAAAGTACTCTTTTTTTCGTATTTATATATGAGAGAGGTGATTATTAAATGTACCTTATTTTTATCATAGGAGTTTTAACAGGATCTTTTTTAGCTGTTATAGCTAAGCGCGTTCCCTTAAATAATTATCATATAACTAGTCGCTCCCAATGTGAAACCTGTCATACCACGCTGAAAACAATTGATTTAATTCCTTTTTATAATTTATTATTCCATCAAAATAAATGTCGTTACTGCCAAAAAAGAATTCCAATTTATCATAGTCTTTTTGAACTAATAACTGCATTTCTTTTTTTATTATTTTACGAACACTTTTCATTTACAATTGATACTATTTATTTACTTATCTTATGGCTCATGGCTCTAACTCTAAGCTTAACTGATTTATTTTATTACTTAGTTGAACCCAAAATACTTTACCCTTTCAGTCTGCTAGCTGGAAGTTTCTACTTTTTTACTCATAATCTGCAACTTAATTTGCTCATTGCTCCTATTTTTTTATCATTAATTTTTTTATTACTCACAACCATTGTTCCAAACAGTATCGGCGGCGGAGACATTAAATTACTAATTATCTGGTCATTCTTTTTAAGTAGCCATCAAGTACTATGGCTCATATTCATCGCTTCCTTACTGGGGATTCTTTTTATCATTCTTATGAATGTTATAGCAAGAAAACAAATAAACAAATTACCATTTGTCCCATTCTTAAGCATTGGATTAGTTGTTGTTACTCTTTTTATCAAATAAAAAAAGTTGAGATTAGGATAAACCCAATCTCAACTTTTTATTATTTAGTCATTTGATTTTAATGCATCAGCTGCTGCCATTTGGGCTTCAATGTCACTAATACTATAAACATTTTCGCTAGCAACGCCCACTTCTTTTGGTTCCATGTTACGGTATTTAGCCATACCAGTACCAGCTGGAATGATTTTACCAATAATAACATTTTCTTTAAGTCCAAGTAAGTGGTCTTTCTTACCGCGGATTGCTGCATCAGTTAACACACGAGTTGTTTCCTGGAATGAAGCTGCAGATAAGAAACTGTTTGTTTCAAGAGACGCTTTTGTAATACCTAGTAACACTGGACGACCTGTTGCAGGTGTACCACCAGCTACTAAAGTATTGTAGTTACGTTCTTTAAACTCACTAATATCAAGTAATGTACCTGGTAAGATGTCAGAATCACCTGGATCCATAACACGAACTTTACGTAACATTTGACGAACCATAACCTCAACGTGTTTATCGCCAATTTCTACCCCTTGCATACGGTAAACTTTTTGTACCTCTTTAAGTAAGTAGTTTTCAACAGTCAACACATCTGTAACAGTTAATAATTGTTTTGGTTCAATAGAACCTTCTGTCAACGCAAATCCACGTTTGATTGTATCACCTTCAGCTACTTTCATACGAGCTGTGTAAGGAACACTGTAAGTTCTTGTATCAGTTTTACCTTTAACAATAACTTCTTTCGTACGATCAGCTGGATCTTCTGTAATTTCAATAACTTCACCAGACACTTCTGAGATAACCGCAACCCCTTTAGGATTACGAGCTTCAAAGATTTCTTGGATACGAGGAAGACCTTGAGTGATATCATCTCCGGCAACCCCACCCGTATGGAAAGTACGCATTGTTAACTGAGTACCAGGCTCTCCGATTGATTGAGCGGCAATTGTACCAACTGCTTCTCCTACTTCAACCTCAGATCCTGTTGCTAAGTTACGTCCGTAACAGTGTTTACACACACCATGTTTCGTGTTACATGTAAAGACTGAACGAATTGAAATTTCTTCAATACCTGCATCAATAATTTCTTTACAAATATCTTCAGTTATAATATCTCCGGCTTCAATAATTACTGCCCCTGTTTCAGGATGTTTCACTGCTTTACGAGTATAACGTCCTAACATACGTTCTTCAAGGGTTTCAATAATTTCGTTACCTTCTTTAATAGCTCTAATATCTAAACCACGGTCAGTTCCACAATCAGTTTCACGAATGATAACATCTTGAGCAACGTCTACTAAACGACGAGTTAAGTAACCTGAATCGGCAGTCTTAAGGGCCGTATCCGTCATACCTTTACGGGCACCGTGAGTAGAGATAAACATTTCTAAGACTGTTAATCCTTCACGGAAGTTAGATACGATCGGTAATTCCATGATTCGTCCGTTCGGTGCGGCCATAAGTCCACGCATACCAGCAAGCTGAGTAAAGTTGGAGATATTACCACGGGCACCAGAGTCTGACATCATGAAGATTGGGTTACGATCATCTAAACTTTCCATCAGTTTAACTTGGATAGCATCTTTTGTTGCATTCCAAATACCAATAACTCGCTCATAACGCTCATCATCAGTAATTAAACCACGACGGAATTGTTTTGTAACAGCATCTACTTGTTTATGGGCTTCTTCAATCATACCTTGTTTTTCATGTAAAACAACGATATCAGCAATCCCTACTGTCATACCAGCATAAGTAGAATGTTTGTAACCTAAGTCTTTCATTCTATCTAACATTTTAGAAGTTTCAGTAATCTTGAAGCGTTTGAAGACTTCCGCAATGATATTACCTAGATTTTTCTTCTTGAACGGTCCAATTTGTGGTTGTTCTTTAATGAATGCTGGAATATCAGTTCCTGCTTCTACGAAGTATTTATCTGGTGTTTGAACTGTTAAGTTATAATCAGTTGGTTCATTTAAATAAGGGAACTCTGGAGGCATAATTTCATTGAAAATAACCTTACCAGCAGTTGTAATTAAAATACGATCTTGTTGCCATTCAGTAAATGGTTTTTCAGGCATTGAGCTTGTTTGTAAACCAATACGAGAATGTAAATGAACGTAGCCATTTCTCCACGCTAAAACAACTTCATCTAAGTTTCTAAAGATCATACCTTCACCGATTTGTCCTGGTTCTTCCATTGTTAAATAGTAGTTACCAAGAACCATATCTTGAGAAGGAGTAACAACTGGTTTACCATCTTTAGGGTTCAAGATATTTTGAGCAGCTAACATCAATAGACGAGCTTCTGCTTGTGCTTCTTCACTTAAAGGAACGTGAACCGCCATTTGATCCCCATCAAAATCGGCATTGTAAGCCTCACAAACTAATGGGTGAAGACGAATCGCGCGACCTTCAACTAAAACTGGCTCAAATGCTTGGATACCAAGTCTATGTAGCGTCGGTGCTCTATTAAGTAATACAGGATGTTCTTTAATAACATCTTCTAATACATCCCAAACTGCGTCTTCTTGACGTTCAATTTGGCGTTTAGCATTTTTAATGTTACTTGCAATTTCACGTTTAACTAATTCATGCATAACGAATGGTTTGAATAATTCAATTGCCATTTCTTTTGGTAAACCACATTGGTACATTTTTAGGAATGGACCAACAACGATAACCGAACGACCTGAATAGTCAACACGTTTACCAAGTAAGTTTTGACGGAAACGACCTTGTTTACCTTTAAGCATGTGAGATAAAGATTTAAGTGGACGGTTACCTGGTCCAGTTACTGGACGGCCACGACGACCATTATCAATCAAAGCATCTACAGCTTCTTGTAACATACGTTTCTCATTTTGAACAATGATTCCCGGTGCATTTAAGTCTAATAATCGTTTCAAACGGTTATTACGGTTAATCACACGACGATATAAATCGTTCAAATCACTTGTTGCAAAACGTCCACCTTCTAATTGAACCATTGGACGTAAATCAGGAGGAATGATAGGAACAACATCCATTACCATCCAGCTTGGTTCATTTCCAGAAGTTCTGAAAGCTTCTAAAATATCTAAACGACGAATCGCACGTGTTCTTTTTTGTCCTTGAGCTGTTTTCAACTCTTCTTTTAATTCAACAACTTCTTTTTCCAAGTTAACATCTTCAAGAAGGCGTTTGATGGCTTCTGCCCCCATACCTGCTTGGAAACCTTGTCCATATTGTTGACGTTTTTCACGGTATTCACGTTCTGTTAATAATTGTTTTGTTTCTAAAGAAGTATCCCCTGCATCTGTTACTACGTATGATGCAAAATAAATAACTTCTTCTAAAGCACGTGGGCTCATGTCTAATACAAGACCCATACGACTTGGAATCCCTTTAAAGTACCAGATATGAGTAACTGGTGCTGCAAGTTCAATATGAGCCATACGCTCACGACGAACTTTCGAGCGAGTTACCTCAACGCCACATCGGTCACAAACGATTCCCTTATAACGAATACGTTTATATTTTCCACAAGCACATTCCCAGTCCTTAGTAGGACCGAAAATGCGTTCACAGAAAAGACCATCGCGTTCTGGTTTTAAAGTACGGTAGTTAATTGTCTCAGGTTTTTTTACCTCACCGTATGACCAGCTTCTTATTTTTTCAGAAGAAGCTAAGCCGATTTGCATACTTTCGAATTTATTTACATCGATCAAAAGATGTCCCTCCGTTTCTTTATCTATCAGAAATAACTATTGGTCAAGTTCTTACTATTCCTTGCCTTCTTGTGCATCTTTTAATGATTTTTCTGCTTGTTCTTTTTCAGCTTGCTCTTTAGCGTATTTAGCTAAAGCATCCACTGTAATCAAATCATCGTCCTCATCATCCATGTCACGTAATTCTAACTCTTCATCATTAATGTCAAGTACGCGCATATCTAAACCTAGTGCTTGTAACTCTTTAACAAGTACTCGGAATGATTCTG harbors:
- the rpoC gene encoding DNA-directed RNA polymerase subunit beta' — protein: MIDVNKFESMQIGLASSEKIRSWSYGEVKKPETINYRTLKPERDGLFCERIFGPTKDWECACGKYKRIRYKGIVCDRCGVEVTRSKVRRERMAHIELAAPVTHIWYFKGIPSRMGLVLDMSPRALEEVIYFASYVVTDAGDTSLETKQLLTEREYREKRQQYGQGFQAGMGAEAIKRLLEDVNLEKEVVELKEELKTAQGQKRTRAIRRLDILEAFRTSGNEPSWMVMDVVPIIPPDLRPMVQLEGGRFATSDLNDLYRRVINRNNRLKRLLDLNAPGIIVQNEKRMLQEAVDALIDNGRRGRPVTGPGNRPLKSLSHMLKGKQGRFRQNLLGKRVDYSGRSVIVVGPFLKMYQCGLPKEMAIELFKPFVMHELVKREIASNIKNAKRQIERQEDAVWDVLEDVIKEHPVLLNRAPTLHRLGIQAFEPVLVEGRAIRLHPLVCEAYNADFDGDQMAVHVPLSEEAQAEARLLMLAAQNILNPKDGKPVVTPSQDMVLGNYYLTMEEPGQIGEGMIFRNLDEVVLAWRNGYVHLHSRIGLQTSSMPEKPFTEWQQDRILITTAGKVIFNEIMPPEFPYLNEPTDYNLTVQTPDKYFVEAGTDIPAFIKEQPQIGPFKKKNLGNIIAEVFKRFKITETSKMLDRMKDLGYKHSTYAGMTVGIADIVVLHEKQGMIEEAHKQVDAVTKQFRRGLITDDERYERVIGIWNATKDAIQVKLMESLDDRNPIFMMSDSGARGNISNFTQLAGMRGLMAAPNGRIMELPIVSNFREGLTVLEMFISTHGARKGMTDTALKTADSGYLTRRLVDVAQDVIIRETDCGTDRGLDIRAIKEGNEIIETLEERMLGRYTRKAVKHPETGAVIIEAGDIITEDICKEIIDAGIEEISIRSVFTCNTKHGVCKHCYGRNLATGSEVEVGEAVGTIAAQSIGEPGTQLTMRTFHTGGVAGDDITQGLPRIQEIFEARNPKGVAVISEVSGEVIEITEDPADRTKEVIVKGKTDTRTYSVPYTARMKVAEGDTIKRGFALTEGSIEPKQLLTVTDVLTVENYLLKEVQKVYRMQGVEIGDKHVEVMVRQMLRKVRVMDPGDSDILPGTLLDISEFKERNYNTLVAGGTPATGRPVLLGITKASLETNSFLSAASFQETTRVLTDAAIRGKKDHLLGLKENVIIGKIIPAGTGMAKYRNMEPKEVGVASENVYSISDIEAQMAAADALKSND
- a CDS encoding DUF5105 domain-containing protein, with product MKKNKIVLLCFFIGIFIFSGCSNKGLDEKEVSKVFIEDFIYHKETEKFKENFVEGDILSKQLTIMTTGVEDTFSGVFDPITGPLSEKEKKQISDGLMKKVRETSSYKYKVKEGKKNQIEVTYQIKGFDYPHLVEQTLDGVLGELMKETDMKASTSKQMILHSFSDALSKGKESKKSTEVTIKFEKVKKQWQIVEGQDDKLELILLAFISGYNNKSNYEKEMNTMLESSINNAKSKL
- a CDS encoding prepilin peptidase, yielding MYLIFIIGVLTGSFLAVIAKRVPLNNYHITSRSQCETCHTTLKTIDLIPFYNLLFHQNKCRYCQKRIPIYHSLFELITAFLFLLFYEHFSFTIDTIYLLILWLMALTLSLTDLFYYLVEPKILYPFSLLAGSFYFFTHNLQLNLLIAPIFLSLIFLLLTTIVPNSIGGGDIKLLIIWSFFLSSHQVLWLIFIASLLGILFIILMNVIARKQINKLPFVPFLSIGLVVVTLFIK